TCGGTCATGTAGGAATCAGCGCCCGAGTTGAAGGCGTTGATGATCATCTTGCGCTCGACCGGGCCGGTGATTTCCACGCGGCGGCATTCCAGCGCCTTCGGCAGCGGCGCCACCTTCCAGTCGCCTTCGCGGATGTGCTTGGTTTCCGGCAGGAAGTCGGGCAGCTCGCCGGCGTCGATGCGGGCCTGGCGGGCGACGCGGGCCTTCAGCAGTTCCTGGCGGCGCGGCTCGAAGGCGCGGTGCAGCTTGGCGACGAGTTCGAGGGCGTCGCGGGTCAGGATCTGGTCGAAGCGCGGATGCAGCGGCGCGTTGATCTGCATGCCTTGCGGCAGGTCGAGCGTGGCGGTCATGAAAGGCTCCTTGTTTGATCAGAGGGTCTTGGAGAAATAGTAGGCGGTCAGCACGCTGCCGGTGGCGATGATGCAGTAGCGCAGCAGCCGCGCCGGAATGCGGCGCGCGAACGCCGCGCCGAGGTAGCCGCCGGCGGTGCCGGTGAGCAGCATCACGATGGTGTGCGGCCACGACACTGCGTTGGCGATGACGAAGGTGCCGACGGCGACGCTGTAGATCACCGCCGACAGCCAGTTCTTGAGCGCGTTGATCTCATGCACATCCTTGAAGCCTTGGATGGCGAGCGCGGCCAGCATCAGGATGCCCATGCCGGCGCCGAAAAAACCGCCGTACACCGACACCGCCAGTTGGAACACGTAGCCGGCGGGGCCCACGTGGCGCTCGTCGGCGTGCGCAGGCGCGGGCTTGAGCTTTTTCACCAGCGCGGAAATCTGCGCGCTGAACGCGAACAGCACGGTTGCCACCAGCAGCAGCCACGGAATCAGCTTGGAGAATGCCGCGTTGGAGGTCGCGAGCAGCAGCAGCCCGCCAGCGATGCCGCCGACAAAAGCGACCGCGGACAGCAGCGGCAGGCTGCGCGAAAAGCGGGCGAGTTCGCGCCGGAAGGCCCAGGCGCCGGCGAGGCTGCCCGGCCACAGCGACACCGAGTTGCTGGCATTGGCCACCACCGGCGGCACGCCCACCGCGAGCAGGGCGGGGAAGGAGAAGAAGGTGCCGCCGCCGGCGATCGAATTCACCGCACCCGCCGCCAGCGCGGCAATGCCGATGATCACGATGTCGATGAGGGCGAGGCTGGTCATGGGGTTCCGGACGGCAAGGGTTGCGGGATCTGGTCAAGCTTGCGTGCTGCTCCGCGGCTTGGCCGGAGTGCGTCGTCTAGGTATCGGGATGTCTCCTCCCCCGAATGAGCTGCAGTCTAGATCGGACCTAAATAAAACAGAAGAAACGGTATGATCACTTTATCTTTTACTAAAAGTACAAAATGGATCAGCTGAAGCAGATCGAAACCTTCGTTGCCGTCGCCAGTCGCGGCAGCCTGTCGGCCGCGGCGCGGGCAGAAGGCGTGACCCCGGCGGTGATCGGCCGTCGGCTCGACGGGCTGGAAGCCCGGCTGGGCGTGCGGCTGCTGGTGCGCACCACGCGCAGCATCACGCTCACCTTCGAAGGCAGCGCCTTCCTGGAGGACTGCCAGCGCATCCTCAACGATCTCTCCAACGCCGAGGCCTCGGTCAGCCTCGGCGGCGTCAAGCCGAGCGGGCATCTGCGCGTCTCCGCGCCTGCCGGTTTCGGCCGCCGCCACGTCGCGCCGCTGGTGCGCGAATTCCTGCTCGCGAATCCCGACGTCAGCTGCAGCCTCGACCTCTCCGACCGCCTCGTCGACCTGGTCAACGAAGGGCTGGATTGCGCCGTGCGCATCGGCGACATGGCGGATTCCAGCCTGGTGTCGGTGAAGCTGGCCGACAACCGCCGCGTGGTGGTGGCCAGCCCCGACTATCTTGCCCGCCACGGCGTGCCGCGCACGCCGGAGGATCTGCCGCGCCACGTCTGCCTTACGCTGGTGCAGCAGCGCGGCTGGCAATTCGCCGACGGCCGCGGCGGCGCGGTCTCGGCCAAGGTGGCGGGCCGGCTGGAGTGCAACGACGGCGCGGTGCTGCACGAATGGGCGCTGGCCGGGCAGGGCTTGGCGTGGCGATCCTTGTGGGAAGTGTCCGAGGACCTCGCCGCGGGCCGGCTGGTGTCGGTGCTGGACGAATTCGCCGCGCGCCCCACCGGCATCTACGCGGTCTTTCCGTACCGCCGCAACCTTGCGCTGCGGGTGCGCTACTTCATCGATTACCTCAAGCAGCGCTATGGGGATACGGGGTACTGGAATTCGGCTGCCGGCGAGCCGCTCACCCCACCCACACCGCCCGAAAGTCATTCACGTTCGTCAGCGTCGGCCCGGTAACCAGCGAATCGCCCAAGGCCTCGAAGAAGCCATGGCCGTCGTTGTCGTCCAGCCGGTCGCGCGGGCGCGGGCCGGCCGCCCAGGCGCGCGCCAGCGTATCCGGGGTGACGAAGGCGCCGGCGATGTCCTCCAGTCCGTCTACGCCGTCGGTGTCGCCCGCCAGCGCGTGAATGCCCGGCGCGCCATCGAGCGCAATCGCCAGCGCCAGCAGGAATTCGACGTTGCGCCCGCCGCGGCCTTGACCCCGCACCGTCACCGTGGTTTCGCCGCCGGACAGCAGCACGCAGGGAGCCGCCACCGGCTGTCCGTGCCGCTTCACCTGCAGCGCGATCGCGGCGATCACCTTGCCGACGTCGCGCGCCTCGCCCTCGATGCTGTCGCCCAGGATCAGCGCCCGCACGCCGGCTGCTTCGGCAACCCGCGCCGCGGCCTCCAGCGCCTGCTGCGGCGTGGCGACCAGATGGGTGCTGACGCCGGCCAGACGCGGATCGCCCGGCTTCACCGTCTCGCCCGCGCCGCTTTCCAGCAACGCGCGCGCGCCGGCGGGCAGCTCGATGCCATGGCGGCGCACGATCTCCAGCGCGTCGGCGCAGGTCGTCGGATCGGCCACGGTGGGGCCGGAGGCGATGTCGATCGGATTGTCCCCGGGCACGTCGGAAATCAGCAGATTCACCACCCGCGCCGGATGGCAGGCGGCGGCGAGGCGGCCGCCCTTGATCGCCGAAAGGTGGCGGCGCACGCAGTTCATCTCGGAAATCGTCGCGCCGGACTTCAGCAGCGCGCGGTTGATTGCCTGCTTGTCCGCCAGCGTCACGCCTGCGCCCGGTAGCGGCAGCAACGCGGAGCCGCCGCCGGAAACCAGGCAGATCACCAGGTCGTCTGCGCTCAGTCCATCCACCAGGGTCAGCACCCGGGCGGCGGCCGCGTGCCCCGCGGCGTCGGGCACCGGGTGCGCGGCCTCGACGATCTCGATGCGCTTGCACGGCACCGCATAGCCGTAGCGGGTGACGACCACGCCGGACAGCGGCCCCGCCCAGTGGCGCTCCAGCGCCTGCGCCATCGCCGCCGAGGCCTTGCCGGCGCCGATGACGACGGTGCGGCCGCGAGGCGGGGCCGGCAGATGGGGCGGAATGCAGTGTTCCGGCTGGGCCGCGTTGATCGCGGCGGCAAACATCTGCGCGAGCAGTTCGCGCGGTGGCATCGTCATGTCGGGTGCTCCTGCGCGGCCGTGGTTACTGCGCCTCCGGGGCCAGTGCCGTCATCCATCCCAGTCCTTCGCGCGTGCCCGCGGCCGGCAGGTATTCGCAGCCGATCCAGCCGTCGTAGCCCAGCCGGTCGATGTGGCGGAACAGCCAGCCGTAGTTGATCTCGCCGGTGCCGGGTTCGTGGCGGCCCGGGTTGTCGGCAATCTGCATGTGGGCGATGCGCGGCAGGTGGCGGGCGATGGTGTTGGCGAGGTCGCCTTCCATCCGCTGCGCGTGATAGATGTCGTACTGGATATGAAGATTGTCCGCGCCCACCTCGTCCAGGATGGCCGCCGCCTGCGCGGTGCGGCTGAGGTAGAAGCCGGGAATGTCGAAGGTGTTGATCGGCTCCACCAGCAGCCGGATACCGGCCGACTTCAGCGCATCGGCCGCGAAGCGCAGGTTGGCGATGAAGGTCTCGTGCGCGGCCTGCGCCGTCACGCCGGCGGGCACGATGCCGGCCAGGCAGTTCAGCTGTTTGCACCCGAGCGCAACGGCGTAGTCGACGGCGCGTCCGACGCCATCCCGGAATTCCCCCACGCGATCCGGATGACAGGCGATGCCGCGCTCGCCGGCAGCCCAGTCGCCCGCAGGCAGGTTGTGCAGCACGACCGGCAGGCCGGCCGCATCCAGCCGTTCGGCAATCCGTGCCGCCGGCCACGCATAGGGAAACTGGAACTCCACCGCCTTGAACCCCGCCGCGGCCGCGGCCTGGAAGCGATCGAGGAAGTCCAGTTCGGTGAAGAGCAGCGTGAGGTTGGCCGCGAGTTTCGGCATGGGGTTCTCCAAAGGGGCGGGCGCTTCCGGCGGGGGCAGGGGCAGGGCGGCGGTGGCCCGGGTGAGGGCCGCGCCGGCTGTCGGTGCTCAACCGAGCGGGGCGAAGCCTGAATTGTTGACCACGACAGGCCGGACGTGGCGCCGAAATGCGCTGCCGGGTGTCGCAGGCTCCTTTCTTCCTGGCGCTGAACCTCGTTTCATCGCTTGCCTGAACACCCCTCCGCGCGGCACCTCCTTGCCGGAAGGCGGCAGATGTTGCCGTTGAAGCGGCAGCGTTCTGCCCGTCTTGCCCGCGGCGCCTGCATCTCGTCGTCATGGAACGAATGTTGCGCAGGCGCTCGTGTCCCTATGCCCACGACAGGAGCGCCTCATGAGAATCGGTGTGTCCGCCCCGGACCTGTACGCCAGCCAGACCGCCACCACCGCAAGCCAGGCGGGTGGGCGAAGCGGTTCCACGCCCTTTGCCGCCATCCTCGATGCGATGACGACGCAAGCCGCCGCGGCACCCCAGACCAGCCGGACCTCCAAAGCCGCGCCGACGGATTCCGGCACGGCGAAAGAGGCCACGCAACTCGACTTCACCAGCATGACCCGCCAGGAGCTGTTCGACTGGATGAACAGCCAGTTGCGCGCCGGGAAGATGACGCTCGACGAGAGCACCTGCTTTCTGGGGATGACGCTGAAGATTTCGGCTGCCACCGGCCAGCAGGTGGACATGGCGACCGATACCACGCGCGAGAACTTCCTCGAGAGGGCGCGGCTCGGGATCGAGGGCGCGCTGTGGCGGCATGATCAGGATCTGGCCCGGCGGCTGGGCGAGACGGTGGACATCATGCTGCGGCGGCAGGGGGAAGCGGCAGGGGTTTGATGGGGGAGTGCATTTTGCTGCCTCAGACAGAGCTGACCCCATCCCCACCCCGACCCTCCCCTTGAAGGGGAGAGGGCAGGCCAGCCCAGGAGTCTCCGCTTCGCTCCGCCACTCCGGCGGCACCGAGCAATGCTCTGCGAAACCTCGCCCGCGCCCCTTGAAAGGGAGGGGGAGGAACTGGCTATACACCATCGCTTGGCTGCTTCTCTGCAAAAAGAAACGGCGACCACGCGGGTGGTCGCC
Above is a window of Azoarcus olearius DNA encoding:
- a CDS encoding sulfite exporter TauE/SafE family protein — translated: MTSLALIDIVIIGIAALAAGAVNSIAGGGTFFSFPALLAVGVPPVVANASNSVSLWPGSLAGAWAFRRELARFSRSLPLLSAVAFVGGIAGGLLLLATSNAAFSKLIPWLLLVATVLFAFSAQISALVKKLKPAPAHADERHVGPAGYVFQLAVSVYGGFFGAGMGILMLAALAIQGFKDVHEINALKNWLSAVIYSVAVGTFVIANAVSWPHTIVMLLTGTAGGYLGAAFARRIPARLLRYCIIATGSVLTAYYFSKTL
- a CDS encoding glycerate kinase type-2 family protein, whose product is MTMPPRELLAQMFAAAINAAQPEHCIPPHLPAPPRGRTVVIGAGKASAAMAQALERHWAGPLSGVVVTRYGYAVPCKRIEIVEAAHPVPDAAGHAAAARVLTLVDGLSADDLVICLVSGGGSALLPLPGAGVTLADKQAINRALLKSGATISEMNCVRRHLSAIKGGRLAAACHPARVVNLLISDVPGDNPIDIASGPTVADPTTCADALEIVRRHGIELPAGARALLESGAGETVKPGDPRLAGVSTHLVATPQQALEAAARVAEAAGVRALILGDSIEGEARDVGKVIAAIALQVKRHGQPVAAPCVLLSGGETTVTVRGQGRGGRNVEFLLALAIALDGAPGIHALAGDTDGVDGLEDIAGAFVTPDTLARAWAAGPRPRDRLDDNDGHGFFEALGDSLVTGPTLTNVNDFRAVWVG
- the hyi gene encoding hydroxypyruvate isomerase; translated protein: MPKLAANLTLLFTELDFLDRFQAAAAAGFKAVEFQFPYAWPAARIAERLDAAGLPVVLHNLPAGDWAAGERGIACHPDRVGEFRDGVGRAVDYAVALGCKQLNCLAGIVPAGVTAQAAHETFIANLRFAADALKSAGIRLLVEPINTFDIPGFYLSRTAQAAAILDEVGADNLHIQYDIYHAQRMEGDLANTIARHLPRIAHMQIADNPGRHEPGTGEINYGWLFRHIDRLGYDGWIGCEYLPAAGTREGLGWMTALAPEAQ
- a CDS encoding LysR family transcriptional regulator, producing the protein MDQLKQIETFVAVASRGSLSAAARAEGVTPAVIGRRLDGLEARLGVRLLVRTTRSITLTFEGSAFLEDCQRILNDLSNAEASVSLGGVKPSGHLRVSAPAGFGRRHVAPLVREFLLANPDVSCSLDLSDRLVDLVNEGLDCAVRIGDMADSSLVSVKLADNRRVVVASPDYLARHGVPRTPEDLPRHVCLTLVQQRGWQFADGRGGAVSAKVAGRLECNDGAVLHEWALAGQGLAWRSLWEVSEDLAAGRLVSVLDEFAARPTGIYAVFPYRRNLALRVRYFIDYLKQRYGDTGYWNSAAGEPLTPPTPPESHSRSSASAR